A window from Granulicella tundricola MP5ACTX9 encodes these proteins:
- a CDS encoding sensor histidine kinase produces MMKTSLKWSVVSVVFWTLVAAIFALPQLERSRDLHRIFLSAVAQWWSWGILVPGIVAVDRALPFAVQRIAPRFITLFALSPFVSILYGYVHAVLKAALGAGKWSGLTGTAVVSEAYMEMFWSMLVYCLIVGVWEAYRYHERFVSAELQMERLQRNFSEARLNSLRMQLDPHFLFNALNTVSSQVEREPKLARKMIEHLGDLLRLSLDSQGVQEISLAEELAFLDHYLAIQKIRFGDALKVEMQIAPEVKDALVPSLFIQPLVENAIRHGISKRARGGVILLSARRFEEALMIQVLDDGVGLPAGWSFDTHKGVGLSVTRERFAGLYPDDASHFDVRRRSEGGTEVSMSFPLHKREETDDSLIA; encoded by the coding sequence ATGATGAAAACTTCACTTAAGTGGTCGGTCGTTTCCGTTGTCTTTTGGACGTTGGTAGCGGCGATCTTTGCTTTACCTCAGCTAGAGCGGAGTCGCGACCTGCACCGGATCTTTCTATCGGCTGTGGCTCAATGGTGGTCCTGGGGAATCCTCGTTCCTGGCATCGTCGCCGTGGATCGTGCACTGCCTTTCGCAGTGCAACGAATTGCTCCCCGCTTCATCACACTTTTTGCTTTGAGCCCCTTTGTATCTATCCTCTATGGCTACGTCCACGCGGTATTGAAGGCGGCACTCGGTGCAGGCAAATGGTCCGGGCTAACGGGGACGGCAGTCGTCTCGGAAGCTTACATGGAGATGTTCTGGAGCATGCTCGTGTACTGCCTGATCGTTGGCGTGTGGGAAGCCTACCGTTATCACGAGCGGTTTGTATCCGCTGAACTGCAGATGGAACGCCTGCAGAGGAACTTTTCAGAGGCTCGTCTCAACTCATTGCGTATGCAGTTAGATCCACACTTCCTCTTCAATGCGCTCAACACCGTCTCTTCACAGGTCGAACGGGAGCCAAAGCTTGCAAGGAAGATGATCGAACATCTGGGCGACTTGCTACGGCTTTCTCTAGACTCGCAAGGAGTTCAAGAGATCTCGCTCGCTGAAGAGTTGGCTTTCCTCGACCACTATCTGGCCATCCAGAAAATCCGCTTCGGGGATGCGTTGAAGGTTGAAATGCAGATCGCTCCAGAGGTCAAAGATGCTTTGGTTCCCAGCCTTTTCATCCAACCTTTGGTGGAGAATGCCATACGCCACGGCATCTCCAAACGAGCTCGCGGCGGGGTCATTCTATTGAGCGCGCGACGTTTCGAAGAGGCTCTCATGATTCAAGTGCTGGACGATGGCGTAGGGTTACCCGCTGGCTGGTCGTTCGATACGCATAAGGGGGTGGGCCTGTCGGTGACGCGAGAGCGGTTTGCCGGACTATACCCTGACGACGCAAGTCACTTCGATGTCCGGCGAAGAAGCGAAGGCGGGACAGAGGTATCCATGTCCTTTCCGTTGCATAAACGAGAGGAGACGGATGACAGCCTTATCGCGTGA
- a CDS encoding Cif family virulence factor, whose amino-acid sequence MKHFIRSLLLALTIPLSVSSIAQSPSGAEGNSAPAGLASDTVDVQHVMGAYHEAVLAHDGARLASLFLPQCTLWLNVLSDDAYARVKAKKHDAVKVRLGSYTDFAKLVSASKVSFNPTHTHLQLNSDGTVASAYFDYVFLIDGKEQNRGSETWVLVKGADGWRIAAVTYSSNPHTS is encoded by the coding sequence ATGAAGCATTTCATCCGTAGCTTGCTCCTTGCTCTAACGATCCCGCTAAGCGTCTCCAGCATCGCCCAAAGTCCCTCAGGTGCAGAGGGCAACAGCGCCCCTGCTGGGCTCGCGTCGGACACTGTGGATGTTCAGCACGTCATGGGTGCCTACCACGAGGCAGTTCTTGCTCACGACGGCGCTCGCCTAGCCAGTCTGTTCCTTCCTCAGTGCACTCTGTGGCTAAATGTGCTCTCCGATGATGCTTACGCTCGTGTCAAAGCTAAGAAGCATGATGCGGTAAAAGTTCGCCTCGGAAGCTACACTGATTTTGCGAAGCTAGTTTCGGCCTCGAAGGTCAGCTTCAATCCGACACACACGCATCTGCAGCTAAATAGTGACGGAACGGTCGCTTCGGCGTACTTCGATTACGTGTTTCTTATAGACGGCAAGGAACAAAACCGCGGGAGTGAAACCTGGGTGCTAGTCAAAGGCGCAGACGGTTGGAGAATAGCCGCCGTGACCTACTCATCAAACCCACACACTTCTTGA
- a CDS encoding LamG domain-containing protein, with the protein MTANYWHPVGEKADVQYVMKEGFPDGMIVLKSGDVALNDLSFRDGTLEFDMKPLAQDIPGMRFRQRDSKNGEEFYIRSFPDCRAEDDCIQYSPVISGFMLWNVYPQYQRRAPVVFNGWNHIRLVISGKRMNVFINDSVQPTLAVGELLGNTQQGGLELHGPAAFANLVVTPGKTDGLSPVPLPDSTGSDMNIVHDWLLGPLTSLRYGSTPRYAESPQDPRAWKPIRSERFGIVNLNRQFNASNEAAALSWLKTSVDSDRDQQQQVSLGWIGHAWVFVNGSLITSGKNFYYPESERRSPDGRLSLQNGSFMIPLHRGHNEIMIALYSSVHDDARSRTAYGWGFAMRYEDMRGLAVPR; encoded by the coding sequence ATGACCGCAAATTATTGGCATCCGGTCGGCGAGAAAGCTGACGTGCAATATGTCATGAAGGAAGGATTTCCCGATGGGATGATCGTTCTGAAGTCAGGCGACGTCGCCCTCAACGATCTCTCATTTCGTGACGGCACCCTTGAGTTCGATATGAAGCCGCTCGCTCAAGACATTCCGGGGATGCGCTTCCGGCAGCGCGACTCTAAGAACGGTGAGGAGTTCTATATTCGGAGTTTCCCTGATTGTCGGGCCGAAGACGATTGCATCCAGTACAGCCCGGTAATTAGTGGCTTCATGCTCTGGAACGTCTATCCTCAATATCAAAGACGGGCACCTGTTGTTTTCAACGGCTGGAATCACATACGGCTTGTCATCTCAGGCAAGCGAATGAACGTCTTCATCAACGACTCTGTCCAGCCGACACTCGCAGTTGGCGAACTTCTCGGAAACACTCAGCAAGGTGGTTTGGAGTTGCACGGTCCCGCCGCCTTTGCCAACCTTGTTGTTACGCCTGGCAAGACCGACGGCTTATCTCCTGTCCCGCTTCCCGACAGCACAGGAAGCGATATGAACATCGTGCACGACTGGCTTTTAGGACCCTTGACGTCTCTGCGCTACGGATCTACTCCAAGATACGCAGAATCCCCGCAAGATCCGAGGGCGTGGAAGCCCATCCGTTCCGAACGATTTGGAATCGTGAACCTGAACCGGCAATTCAATGCTTCCAATGAGGCGGCAGCGCTCAGCTGGCTTAAGACGTCGGTGGATTCCGATAGAGATCAGCAGCAACAAGTCTCGCTGGGCTGGATCGGCCACGCATGGGTCTTTGTGAATGGATCTCTCATCACCTCAGGCAAGAACTTCTACTACCCTGAGTCAGAGCGGCGCAGTCCGGATGGCCGGCTCTCACTGCAAAATGGCTCATTCATGATTCCGCTGCATCGCGGTCACAATGAGATCATGATCGCCCTCTATAGCTCAGTCCACGACGACGCACGATCTCGAACTGCTTACGGCTGGGGCTTTGCCATGCGCTATGAGGACATGCGCGGTCTCGCAGTTCCACGCTAG
- a CDS encoding serine hydrolase domain-containing protein, producing MHARVNRREVTKWMLSASIGSLAAERLSASTASFNGANSSAEFRSIRHRIQQSISRGDATGVAIAVIEGGRIVWEEGFGWASREAALRATPHTPFSMASITKPFTTTTLMTLVAEGRFSLDKPANRSLLGSKIIGKNGDPNAATVRMLGAHVSGLPGMYESYDADEAKLVPSADVLLEEYGRLAYPPATCYEYSNIGYVALGAIASGLTQTELGPLMHRAVLSPLGLNDSFFGSDNVRVRDAATRYDPLGHAIPHCATSTPASGELYASAHDLAQFILFNMGHRVQSPATILSKIDIDELHRPVFVGQSGVASTFGWFTSHTASGVPFFFKIGGDPGVANRVFFVPSKGLACVVVTNQSNAGELAYSVCDEVMKSKLPEWRRPIEDCGSRSVPFIGGPSYRGRWVGALEDGGANMPIVLDIASGQSATLAIGSNRAEEITEMRTEGEAFTGTCSGRINSPDAIRARAKTLKLKLLLSGDSLVGRVFAVAGDPNFKNASLPYVLNLSRSRASDERA from the coding sequence ATGCATGCAAGGGTGAATCGGCGCGAAGTGACAAAATGGATGCTTTCAGCTTCAATTGGCAGCCTTGCTGCGGAGAGGCTGAGCGCCAGCACGGCGAGCTTCAATGGTGCGAATTCCAGCGCAGAGTTTAGATCGATACGGCACAGAATTCAGCAGTCGATCTCGCGTGGCGATGCCACCGGCGTAGCCATTGCAGTGATTGAAGGTGGCCGCATCGTCTGGGAGGAGGGATTCGGTTGGGCCAGTCGGGAAGCGGCTCTGAGAGCTACACCGCATACCCCATTCAGCATGGCGTCCATCACCAAGCCCTTCACTACGACCACTCTCATGACGCTGGTTGCTGAAGGCAGATTCTCCCTTGACAAGCCTGCGAACAGATCTCTTCTGGGAAGCAAGATCATCGGCAAAAATGGTGACCCGAATGCGGCAACTGTCCGCATGCTCGGTGCGCACGTTAGCGGTCTTCCGGGTATGTACGAGTCTTATGACGCTGATGAAGCAAAACTCGTTCCTAGTGCGGACGTTCTTCTTGAAGAATACGGCAGACTCGCGTACCCACCGGCAACGTGCTATGAGTACAGCAACATTGGATACGTGGCGCTTGGCGCAATTGCGTCAGGTCTCACGCAGACAGAACTTGGGCCGCTTATGCATCGAGCTGTCCTTTCCCCACTCGGATTGAACGACAGCTTTTTCGGTAGTGATAACGTCCGTGTGCGAGACGCTGCGACGCGATATGATCCGCTTGGTCACGCCATACCGCACTGCGCCACATCTACACCCGCTTCGGGCGAACTGTACGCAAGCGCTCATGATCTTGCTCAATTCATTCTCTTCAACATGGGCCATCGTGTTCAGAGCCCGGCAACGATTCTGAGCAAGATTGACATCGATGAACTGCATCGACCAGTCTTCGTTGGGCAATCCGGTGTTGCGTCCACCTTCGGCTGGTTTACGAGCCATACTGCCTCCGGCGTTCCTTTCTTCTTCAAGATCGGTGGAGACCCCGGAGTTGCAAACAGAGTGTTTTTCGTTCCTTCGAAGGGTTTGGCCTGCGTGGTTGTCACTAATCAATCGAACGCGGGCGAGCTGGCATACAGCGTCTGTGACGAAGTGATGAAGAGCAAGCTGCCGGAGTGGCGCCGCCCCATAGAAGACTGCGGCTCTCGGAGCGTTCCCTTCATTGGGGGTCCCTCCTATCGAGGCCGATGGGTGGGAGCGCTCGAAGATGGCGGTGCAAACATGCCCATCGTCCTGGATATCGCGTCAGGTCAATCTGCGACTCTGGCCATTGGGAGCAACCGAGCCGAAGAGATCACTGAAATGCGCACCGAGGGCGAAGCGTTTACAGGCACTTGCAGCGGGCGGATTAACTCGCCAGACGCGATTAGAGCCAGAGCCAAGACCCTCAAACTTAAGCTCCTGTTAAGCGGCGATAGTCTAGTCGGCCGCGTGTTCGCCGTCGCCGGTGACCCGAACTTCAAGAACGCAAGTCTGCCTTATGTTCTCAACTTGAGTCGTAGTCGAGCGAGCGACGAACGCGCATAG
- a CDS encoding TetR/AcrR family transcriptional regulator: MVEHRGNRHGRSEGARTAILEAADNLLVERGFAGVTIEGIAAAAGVAKQTIYRWWTSKTDVLMDAFLEDMIQASVPSDSGDLKSDLKHHLVGLAKMLAESDTGAVFRALLAEAQHDSELATRLRTQFIEPQRLRDLFPFEQARKRGELYPEFDTDAALEQLLSPIYYRVLVSGQPVSQSYVESLIRRLVLR; the protein is encoded by the coding sequence ATGGTTGAACATCGGGGAAATCGTCACGGTAGGAGTGAGGGAGCACGAACAGCGATACTGGAAGCCGCTGACAATCTTCTTGTCGAGCGCGGATTTGCCGGTGTGACGATCGAAGGCATCGCGGCAGCGGCAGGTGTCGCGAAGCAGACGATTTACCGTTGGTGGACATCGAAGACAGACGTGCTGATGGATGCTTTCTTAGAAGACATGATACAGGCCTCGGTTCCTTCAGATTCAGGGGATTTGAAGTCTGACCTTAAGCATCATCTCGTTGGGCTGGCAAAAATGTTGGCAGAGTCGGATACGGGAGCCGTCTTCCGCGCCCTGCTCGCAGAGGCACAACACGACTCGGAACTGGCTACTCGTCTCCGAACTCAATTTATCGAGCCTCAACGTCTTCGAGATCTCTTCCCTTTTGAACAGGCGAGGAAGCGCGGCGAACTCTACCCGGAATTCGACACAGACGCTGCCCTAGAGCAGTTGCTCTCACCGATTTACTACCGGGTGCTGGTGAGTGGACAGCCTGTATCACAGTCATACGTTGAAAGCCTCATTCGACGCTTAGTCCTTAGATAA
- a CDS encoding cytochrome D1 domain-containing protein, with product MSYSYITSNCFEVRQLKAATILGAAFLSISLFLLDKASAQAGTILAINEGESTLSIISPKNGQEIARVAEGGVAGHEVVASFDGKTAYVPIYGDSSAGEPGSDGSEMVAIDLATHKVVGHVDFGHGVRPHQPTLNPHDGMLYVTTELDQTITVIDPKAMKIVGTIPTGQALSHMMVMDHEGRFGYTANIQPGSVSVLDMHERKLLTILPIAAKIQRIAISADDKKIFTTDQMKPRVAVIDTATRQVASWIPLPAIGYTLTTTKDGLWLLIGIQSTSQVAVIDLELSKVVRTIDLPKSPHEILMSPDGTTAYVSCTADEQIAAIRVSDWTVTKLIKVGTRVDGLAWAEQH from the coding sequence ATGTCTTACTCCTACATTACCTCTAATTGCTTTGAAGTCAGACAGCTTAAAGCCGCAACGATACTTGGAGCTGCTTTCTTATCTATTTCGTTGTTCCTCCTTGATAAGGCGTCGGCACAGGCGGGCACAATTCTTGCGATCAACGAGGGAGAATCAACGCTTTCGATCATCAGTCCCAAGAACGGCCAGGAGATAGCCAGGGTCGCGGAGGGGGGAGTCGCCGGCCATGAGGTTGTGGCTTCGTTCGATGGCAAGACAGCGTATGTCCCCATCTACGGCGACTCAAGCGCAGGGGAGCCGGGATCAGACGGCAGCGAGATGGTTGCCATCGACCTGGCAACGCACAAGGTGGTGGGACATGTCGATTTTGGCCATGGTGTGAGGCCACACCAACCCACGCTCAATCCACACGACGGCATGCTTTATGTCACCACGGAACTGGACCAGACCATCACGGTCATCGATCCGAAAGCTATGAAAATTGTGGGCACCATCCCGACCGGACAGGCGTTGAGCCACATGATGGTGATGGATCATGAGGGGCGATTCGGATACACGGCAAACATTCAGCCGGGAAGCGTCTCCGTGCTTGATATGCATGAACGGAAGCTGCTGACGATCCTCCCTATTGCGGCTAAAATTCAACGGATTGCGATCTCTGCAGACGACAAGAAGATCTTCACAACCGATCAGATGAAACCTAGAGTTGCGGTGATCGATACGGCGACTCGTCAGGTTGCATCATGGATTCCTCTTCCGGCAATCGGGTATACCCTCACCACCACCAAAGATGGACTCTGGCTACTTATCGGCATCCAGAGTACGTCGCAGGTCGCAGTCATCGATCTCGAACTGAGCAAAGTCGTACGGACAATTGATCTTCCCAAATCACCACACGAAATTCTGATGTCGCCTGATGGAACGACAGCTTACGTGTCCTGCACGGCCGACGAGCAGATTGCGGCAATCCGTGTTTCAGACTGGACAGTGACAAAGCTTATTAAGGTCGGCACTAGGGTCGATGGCCTGGCGTGGGCGGAGCAGCACTGA
- a CDS encoding COG4705 family protein: protein MLVVWLVVPRPILPRGSSTGRPSTTGAYWFSLLTAGTLGTAIGDWSAEALHLGTGYATLALGAIFAMVLLIGRESRWTTKLAFWSAIVAVRAAGTTAGDWMAFREEPGLSNGLNLGLPFSTSLNCALYVGLLVLWRPHRGRNSDSL, encoded by the coding sequence ATGCTCGTGGTCTGGCTAGTTGTTCCCAGGCCGATCCTGCCAAGAGGCAGTTCAACAGGTCGCCCATCGACGACCGGCGCGTACTGGTTCTCTTTGCTGACCGCCGGGACTCTGGGCACCGCAATAGGAGATTGGTCCGCGGAAGCGCTCCATTTAGGTACCGGTTATGCCACGCTCGCATTAGGGGCCATCTTTGCGATGGTGCTCCTCATTGGAAGAGAGTCCAGATGGACGACCAAGCTGGCTTTTTGGTCTGCGATCGTTGCCGTTCGGGCTGCCGGAACAACAGCGGGCGATTGGATGGCTTTCCGAGAGGAACCCGGGCTAAGCAATGGCCTGAACCTTGGCCTGCCCTTCAGTACATCCCTGAACTGCGCTCTATATGTGGGTCTCCTGGTTTTGTGGAGGCCTCATCGTGGGAGAAATTCTGATTCACTTTAG